The DNA sequence TTTCACTATTGAGATTATATCGTTTTCTCTTTATAAATTTTAATATTAGCTTCAAGCTCCATATTTAAATAATAATACGCTTTTTTATACTTTCTATTCATATACAAGTGATCGCTCAGTTCCTTCGCATGTGATAGAATTTCTCTCCAATACTTTTTTTCGTAGAAAAAATGTAAGCATTCTGTCATTAGCTTTTCATAGGCTTCCATATTATTAACTAGCTTCTCTTTCTCAGCTTGAATGGACATTAGAAAATAATCGTCTTCTATACTTTTATTTCTTGCTTCCTTCGCTTTCTTTACTATTGTTTCGAAATCATTTATTTCCCCTCTTTCGAGATGCGTATGAAGAAGTGCCAAATAAGTAATAAAAAGACTTGTAGGGTCAACTTTTTCCTTTAATTTTAAACTAATATGAAAGTATTCCATACTTTTAGTTAATTCGGACTTTTTTAAATATAATGTTCCAATATTGTGATATATTTTTGTAAGTTGAAGCTCTAAATTTTTTTCTTCCCCTAAGTTTAGCCCCTTCATTAATACTTTTTGTGCATTATCTAAATCATTTAACTCCATATAAATAAGGCCGCTTAATAAGTATGTTTCAACAGTTTGCTTCCATTGATGAATATCCATATATATCGATTTTGCTTTGTTACAATAATCAAGGCCAGTATAAAAGTCATGCATATTAAAGCAACAGAGTGCTAAATTAAAATGAATTCTACCTTCATCTAACTGGCTAGGAACATAATTTAATGATTGAATATAGTAGTTCTTTCCCTCTTTAAATTGTCGTTCATAACTCTTTAAAAAAGCTAAGTTATATAAATATTTAAATGTAATGGAATTCGGAAAGCCAATCGATTCCATTAAGGAAAAGTCTTTAATATATGAAGAAATTTTACTATTAAATTCTTTTGCCTTTGTTACACTCATTGTTTTTAAGTGAAAGTAGCAATTAAGTATGTAAAACTGTATTTCCTGTTTAATTGAACAAATATATGTAAAAGAAGCTTGATTTTGCTTAAGAAAATTTTCCACTAGCGACAGATCTTTTTCCAAAAGGCCATCCATTGTGGAAAGTAATTTTTTTATTTTTTGAGATTCGTCGTACACGTTTAGTAAATATGCTGCAGGAACATGAAGTCGTTCTGATAGCTGTACTAGTATGTCTTCGGAAGGCTCATAACGACCACTTTCAATATTACTGTAGTGAGAAGGAGACGTAATACCCTCACAGACGCTAATTTGAGATATATTATTGTTATTCCTTAGTCTTTTTAACCGTTCTCCTATATGCACGTAATGACCCCCTTTCCATTTATTTTACAATAAATTACAAAAACCTTCTAGTTTAAAATGTTAATGTACGTTCTTAATCTAAATGAAATAATATAATGCGTATTCTTTCATTATATAGAAGAAATGATAGTTATGGAGACTTACTTTTAGAGAAACTCTCAACGATTTGTTATGATTTGAATAAATTCATTTTTCTTGGAGGAAAGAAATGTGCTTATATGAAAAAGCAAAGCAATTTATTGTCCAATGTTATGGAGAACTAGGGAAAGTAGATGAAATTGAAAACCGTTTAGTAGTGATAGAACGAGAAATTAAAGAATCTGGTTTATATGAACATACTTTTGAAGAATTAGAATATGGGGCCAAATTGGCTTGGAGAAATAGTAACAAGTGTATTGGGAGATTGTTTTGGAATACTTTAATTGTAAAAGATAGGAGACAAGTAAATAACGTAAAAGAAGTGTTCGATGCGCTTCATGAACACTTAGTGGATGCAACGAATGGTGGAAAGATAAAGCCAACTATTACGATATTCCCTCCTAAATACAAAAATCAAGATCATGTGCGTATATGGAATCATCAATTAATTCGTTATGCAGCTTACGATACGAAACACGGTGTGTTAGGAGATCCAATGTCATTACCTTTTACAAAGGTGTGTGAAGAACTAGGTTGGCAAGGAGAAGGGTCAAGTTTCGATATACTGCCTTTAGTAGTACAATGGAAAAACGATGAACCGATGCTACAAGAATTAAACAGCGATGCTATTTTGGAAGTAAAAATCATACACCCCGAAATCACGCAGTTTGAAGATTTACATTTAAAGTGGTATGCAATACCAGCAATTTCAGATATGATGCTTGAAATAGGTGGAATTGAATATACTGCAGCACCATTTAACGGTTGGTATATGGGTACAGAAATAGGTGCACGTAATTTTGCGGATGTTGACAGGTATAATATGCTACCAAAAATTGCTTCCATCATGGGCTTGGAAACGAATCGCCATTCAACCTTGTGGAAAGATCGTGCATTAGTTGAACTTAACAGAGCAGTACTTTATTCTTTTAAAAATTCAGGAGTGAGCATTGTCGACCATCATACAGCTGCAGAACAATTTAAGCAATTTGAAAAAAGAGAAAAGGAATGTAACCGAGAATTAACAGGAGATTGGAGTTGGCTTATTCCACCAGTATCTCCCGCAACAACGCATATTTTTCACCGACAATATAATGATAAACTAGTCACTCCTAATTTTTTTCGGCAACAAACTCCTTATTGACCGAGAAGAAATGACTAACTCATGAATAATATGTTACATATTGAACAAATCACTTACTTTTATCATGAATAAATGTAAAATGAAGGCGAATGAACAATTTTACAGTTTATTGTTAAAGGAGCATGCTCATGAGTGATTTCTTAATGAAAAGTATCATCGGCTTAGCACTCTTGTTATTTATAACAGGTTGTACAAGTGAGGAAGGAATTGACACTAATGTGTTAGGTGAAGAGGAGATCCTTTTATATGTTGGCGATAGTGATACCGAAGATGAGTTATTATTTGTGATGGACTATTCGTGTCCTTGGTGTAAAGTATGGATGGATGATATATATCCAGAAGTGAAAGAGCATTGGATTGATAACGAGAAGTTAAAATTTAGAACACAAACAATGGTATATTTAAATGAAAATTCTTTGAGATTAACCGATTTTGATCAAAATGTGAAGCTTTATCACCCAGAACTTTATTACGATGTTATACATGAAATAATGGCAGAAGCTGGGGAGGAGGGGCCAGAAAACTGGGGCTCAATAGCATACATAGAAGACAAGGCTACTCAGTTTAATTTAAACGAGAAAACTTGGTCATCAAAGCCAGCTGTTGATTCAATAAGTGTCACTCGGAGATATACAAGAGCATTGAACATCGAGACAGTGCCTGCAGTATTTGTTAATGGTGTAAAAGTGGAAGATCCGTTTAGTTTAGATGAAATCGAGAAGCTATTGACGAGGTAATGACAGTAAAAAAATAAGTTGCGGCAACTATACCAAAATCTTGATGAGTTATATATTTAATTTTTTCAAATACTACCCTTATTAGACAATGATAGGGGTAGTTTTATGTTGATTGGAAAGAAGAAAAATAAATATCCATACATATTATTGTTAATTATTCATTCATGTTTACTCCTATATACATTTAAAAAACATGCCAAAACAAAAGGAATTCTCGCATTATTGTTATCAAATATGGGATTTGCTTTCTTTTTTGATTATTTTGTCGTATCATTTTTTCCTGGTTACACGTATAGGCCAAAAATGATTAAAAATAAATATTTAGATAATGTATTAGGAGCTACTTTATCCCAGGCCGTATTTGTGCCATTTACTGCGATCTTTATTACAGCCTTTCGACATGGCTGGCTTGTTAAACTATTATTTGCATGTTACTTTGCGGTTATAGAAAAAATATTTACTCTGATTGGTATTTTTAAAAAAGGATGGTGGAAAACAAGATATACTTTCCTCTTAATTCCGTTCTACTTTTATATTAGTGATTTTCGGTGGAAAGGATTAGAAAACGAGAATAGCATCATGAAATCAATTTGTTTATTTAACATGATACATTTGACATGGATAAACGGAATATATGTATTAGAAGTGTTAAAAGTAATTAGGTTTGGTTTCAAGAATAATTATAAATGGAAAAATCAGCTGAAAATAGTGCCATTTTATGCAATGTCATACTCACTCTTAGCAACAATTGTTACTATAAGAGGGAGAGCGTCTTTTAAAACAGTTCTTCTTTCTGTACTTATTGGAATAGATCAATGTTTGTTAAAGGCAAAAATAATGAAAATTAAGTCGATTTATCCACTAATCATGATCCATATTATCACCATTTACTTATCGCATCTATACTATTATACATTACTTGATAAGCGCAATTTTGTGGACGAAAAATCATTATGAAGAAAAAGAGAGGATAACTCAAAAATGAAATTAGCATTTTGAGTTATCCTTATAGTATTGCATAACTGTATTCATTAATTTTTTACACTTCAACATCCATTAATACTGCTTTTATAGCAAAATAACTAATATGCTCTGGCAATGCTTCTTTTATCGGTTTAATCCCGTGGGCCAAACCAACTTCTTCAATTTTATCAACAATGAGTTGCTTTGTTTCGTCTGAAATAAGATGATCAAAACTAATTTTTTCTCCACTAGTGGCGCCACGAAGGAGGTGATTTTCGACTGTTACAGTAGTTATACCTCGTTGTTCAGCAATATCTTCTATTGTCTTTCCTTCTTGAAAAAGTTGAATACTTAGTAAATGACTAGGAACCTTAGCGCCATTTAGATCAACGTTATGTTGTGTGATTCGACGGTTTTCAAGTGGTGGAGATAGTTTAGGTGCGGAGTCATTTTTAGCCTCAGGATTGTTTTCCACATAGCTTTTAATTGCCGATAAAAATATTTCCCCGTAACGCTCAAATTTTTGTTCTCCGACACCTTTAATTTCTAGCATGTCTTCGACGCTCATAGGTAAGTAGGTGCACATTTCATTTAACGACTTATCAGAGAAAACAATATAAGGTGGTACATTTGCTTCCTTTGCTAAATCTCCACGTAATTGCCTCAATTCCTCGAACAAAGGATGCGAAGTAGAAATTTTTTTGGGCTGCTTTTCCACTTTGCGTTCTACAGTTTCTTCGCCTTTTAAAACGAGTACGGCCTTCTCTGTCAGTTGTAACAGGGGAAAACTACCGTCACTTAATGATAAAAACTGTGAAGCAACTAAATAATCAATAAATTGACTAACTTCCTTTTGTCTTTTTCCTTTCATGAGCCCGTATGTCGTAAGCTTGTCTAATGAAAAGTCCTTCAGCTTTTTGTTATTTGAGCCTACTAATACTTGAGCAACTAGTGTTTTTCCGAAACGTTCTCTCATTCGTTTCACACAGGAAAATACCATTTGCGCTTCGCGAGTGACATCCTCAGAAACTCGATCATCGATACAGTGATCACACTTTGTACATGACTCGATCTTACTATCTCCAAAATATTGAAGGATAAATGCTTGTAGGCAGCTTTCAGTATGACAATAGTTTGTCATCGCCTGCAGCTTTCGGTATTCATTTTCCTTTCTTTCATCGGTCATATCAGTCTGTTCAATGAGAAATTGTTGAATTCTAATATCTTGAGGAGAGAATAAAAGAATACAACTGCTTTCTTCCC is a window from the Evansella cellulosilytica DSM 2522 genome containing:
- a CDS encoding helix-turn-helix domain-containing protein yields the protein MHIGERLKRLRNNNNISQISVCEGITSPSHYSNIESGRYEPSEDILVQLSERLHVPAAYLLNVYDESQKIKKLLSTMDGLLEKDLSLVENFLKQNQASFTYICSIKQEIQFYILNCYFHLKTMSVTKAKEFNSKISSYIKDFSLMESIGFPNSITFKYLYNLAFLKSYERQFKEGKNYYIQSLNYVPSQLDEGRIHFNLALCCFNMHDFYTGLDYCNKAKSIYMDIHQWKQTVETYLLSGLIYMELNDLDNAQKVLMKGLNLGEEKNLELQLTKIYHNIGTLYLKKSELTKSMEYFHISLKLKEKVDPTSLFITYLALLHTHLERGEINDFETIVKKAKEARNKSIEDDYFLMSIQAEKEKLVNNMEAYEKLMTECLHFFYEKKYWREILSHAKELSDHLYMNRKYKKAYYYLNMELEANIKIYKEKTI
- a CDS encoding nitric oxide synthase oxygenase, whose amino-acid sequence is MCLYEKAKQFIVQCYGELGKVDEIENRLVVIEREIKESGLYEHTFEELEYGAKLAWRNSNKCIGRLFWNTLIVKDRRQVNNVKEVFDALHEHLVDATNGGKIKPTITIFPPKYKNQDHVRIWNHQLIRYAAYDTKHGVLGDPMSLPFTKVCEELGWQGEGSSFDILPLVVQWKNDEPMLQELNSDAILEVKIIHPEITQFEDLHLKWYAIPAISDMMLEIGGIEYTAAPFNGWYMGTEIGARNFADVDRYNMLPKIASIMGLETNRHSTLWKDRALVELNRAVLYSFKNSGVSIVDHHTAAEQFKQFEKREKECNRELTGDWSWLIPPVSPATTHIFHRQYNDKLVTPNFFRQQTPY
- a CDS encoding DsbA family protein; amino-acid sequence: MSDFLMKSIIGLALLLFITGCTSEEGIDTNVLGEEEILLYVGDSDTEDELLFVMDYSCPWCKVWMDDIYPEVKEHWIDNEKLKFRTQTMVYLNENSLRLTDFDQNVKLYHPELYYDVIHEIMAEAGEEGPENWGSIAYIEDKATQFNLNEKTWSSKPAVDSISVTRRYTRALNIETVPAVFVNGVKVEDPFSLDEIEKLLTR
- the recQ gene encoding DNA helicase RecQ, with the protein product MLDQARSFLKQHFGYDSFRSGQEQIITNILCRNRTMGIMPTGGGKSICYQIPSLLLPGLTIVISPLISLMKDQVDELKELGISSTFINSTLSNNDVNERLSLMRQGHYKLVYIAPERLDAPSFINSLSGIEVSLVAIDEAHCLSQWGHDFRPSYMKIPHLLEKLDTKPVVLALTATSTPEVTDDICVAMSIDKSFVVQTGFARKNLSFHVLKGIDRDHYIKNYITRNIDQSGIIYAATRKEVERIYTLLSSMNLSVGKYHGGMSNQEREFMQEQFVYDDLKVMVATNAFGMGINKSNVRFVIHYQIPRNIESYYQEAGRAGRDGEESSCILLFSPQDIRIQQFLIEQTDMTDERKENEYRKLQAMTNYCHTESCLQAFILQYFGDSKIESCTKCDHCIDDRVSEDVTREAQMVFSCVKRMRERFGKTLVAQVLVGSNNKKLKDFSLDKLTTYGLMKGKRQKEVSQFIDYLVASQFLSLSDGSFPLLQLTEKAVLVLKGEETVERKVEKQPKKISTSHPLFEELRQLRGDLAKEANVPPYIVFSDKSLNEMCTYLPMSVEDMLEIKGVGEQKFERYGEIFLSAIKSYVENNPEAKNDSAPKLSPPLENRRITQHNVDLNGAKVPSHLLSIQLFQEGKTIEDIAEQRGITTVTVENHLLRGATSGEKISFDHLISDETKQLIVDKIEEVGLAHGIKPIKEALPEHISYFAIKAVLMDVEV